Proteins encoded together in one Sphingomonas radiodurans window:
- a CDS encoding energy transducer TonB: MADAFLTAPRWSRDRVFAAAAAIVVQLVLGYALLAGLAVNFPRAVEESLKLFTAEEAPPPPPPRVIPAPQVAATRPEGRASAPNLRSRATAVAAPEPIIVVPLPPPPIVTAPKPYTASDATSGSAAVRGPGTGAGGVGDGFGSGGDGDGNGSGRGGAETPPRPVRGRMSTSDLPEALFVSGFNGTVGVRYLVARDGRVPECEVTRSSGNATVDAITCRLIRERFRFRPSRDAAGRPVDAQVVENHTWEVEPDAIDTTETVRRRRAFW, translated from the coding sequence ATGGCTGATGCTTTCCTCACTGCCCCACGTTGGAGCCGCGATCGCGTGTTCGCCGCGGCGGCGGCGATCGTGGTACAGCTGGTGCTCGGTTATGCGTTGCTCGCCGGCCTCGCGGTGAATTTCCCGCGCGCGGTCGAGGAAAGCCTGAAGCTGTTCACTGCCGAGGAGGCCCCACCCCCACCGCCCCCGCGCGTGATCCCCGCGCCGCAAGTAGCGGCGACCCGCCCGGAGGGCCGCGCGTCAGCGCCGAACCTGCGCAGCCGCGCGACGGCGGTCGCCGCGCCCGAACCGATTATCGTCGTGCCGCTCCCGCCCCCGCCGATCGTCACCGCACCCAAGCCGTACACCGCGAGCGACGCGACGTCCGGCTCGGCCGCAGTGCGTGGGCCGGGGACCGGCGCAGGCGGCGTGGGCGACGGGTTTGGCAGCGGCGGTGACGGAGATGGCAATGGCAGCGGCCGCGGAGGCGCCGAAACCCCGCCACGCCCGGTGCGTGGCCGGATGAGCACTTCGGATCTGCCCGAGGCGCTGTTCGTGTCCGGCTTCAACGGCACCGTTGGTGTGCGCTACCTCGTCGCGCGCGACGGCCGCGTACCCGAGTGCGAAGTCACGCGATCGAGCGGCAACGCCACCGTCGACGCGATCACATGTCGGCTGATCCGTGAACGCTTCCGCTTCCGCCCCTCCCGCGACGCCGCCGGCCGCCCGGTCGACGCGCAGGTCGTGGAGAACCACACCTGGGAAGTGGAACCCGACGCGATCGATACTACGGAGACGGTGAGGCGCCGACGCGCGTTCTGGTAG
- a CDS encoding N-formylglutamate amidohydrolase, translating into METSFDLIGQMPPASPVVLSVPHGGRDYPMALRASSRVPVTALAGLEDRYIDAVALAARGIETTIVQQLARAWIDLNRAEHDRDPRLDEGAAAGHLSAKVRSGLGLVPRRTAAAGDLWRRRLSNAEVEARIAATHRPYHAALEAALAAARARFGVAVLLDLHSMPPIVGSRARIVIGDRFGRAAAGRFVQRIDAEVAAAGLEHAVNAPYAGGHILERHGRPSVQIHAVQLEIDRSLYLDAALDQPGPGFDQVVQLVRAIIDSLADEALAQPMPLAAE; encoded by the coding sequence ATGGAGACATCGTTCGACCTGATCGGCCAGATGCCGCCGGCAAGCCCGGTTGTGCTGTCGGTGCCGCACGGCGGGCGCGACTATCCAATGGCGTTGCGTGCCAGTTCGCGCGTGCCGGTGACGGCGCTCGCCGGGCTGGAAGACCGCTACATCGATGCGGTCGCGCTCGCCGCGCGGGGGATCGAGACGACGATCGTGCAGCAGCTGGCGCGCGCCTGGATCGACCTCAATCGCGCCGAGCATGATCGCGATCCGCGGCTCGACGAAGGCGCGGCGGCGGGGCATCTGAGCGCGAAGGTGCGCAGCGGGCTGGGGCTGGTGCCGCGGCGTACTGCTGCAGCAGGTGACCTTTGGCGGCGGCGGCTGAGCAATGCCGAGGTCGAGGCGCGGATCGCGGCGACGCATCGGCCGTACCATGCCGCGCTCGAGGCGGCGCTGGCGGCGGCGCGGGCGCGGTTCGGCGTGGCGGTGCTGCTCGATCTCCATTCGATGCCGCCGATCGTCGGCAGCCGCGCGCGGATCGTGATCGGGGACCGCTTCGGCCGTGCCGCGGCGGGGCGATTCGTCCAGCGAATCGACGCCGAGGTTGCGGCGGCAGGGCTCGAACATGCGGTCAACGCGCCATATGCGGGCGGGCACATACTGGAGCGCCACGGCCGCCCTTCGGTGCAGATCCATGCGGTGCAGCTCGAGATCGACCGGTCGCTGTATCTCGACGCGGCGCTCGATCAGCCAGGGCCTGGGTTCGATCAGGTGGTGCAACTCGTCCGCGCGATCATCGATTCGCTTGCGGACGAAGCTTTGGCGCAGCCAATGCCGCTGGCCGCCGAATAA
- a CDS encoding peroxidase family protein, whose amino-acid sequence MSLLSIVVKALDALDLDDDVNRLVIDRAVNVARSRPHPWSTKHDYISWSGLTDRTFNARLLPAKPYPAEEKRGSRRPPLADVAALFGLRAGQSQRLCPKSTGLFPAFAQYLTDGFIRTQLHNDPARTDRRRTTSNHEIDMSPLYGRTPTQTQALRTMSEMPGARGRLKGQKIGGEDYPKFLFGADGQLAPEFVDAAGEPILDMPLGLKNVSPEGRQTLFAVGGDRVNATPQTAMMNTLFFREHNRLAGLLEQQHREWDDERVFETARNIIIVLFIKIVVEEYINHINTTEFPLQADPKAAWKAKWNKPNWMTVEFSLLYRWHGLVTENVTWGDTTLPGKSILLNNRLLIESGLAQSFVNVSANRAARLGLENSASFLLEAEQSTIGQARSNNVASYNDYRVAMGMEPARNFAAIVGSSDDLTEQGRLSALAARLHVHYGTPDNVEFYVGLFAERTEKNGPLPELIAAMVAMDAFSQALTNPLLSEHVWGNPNNRKLAFTDMGLEVIDKTKRLRDILVRNTNGLGDRFVGMTRREWRRQ is encoded by the coding sequence ATGTCTCTACTATCTATCGTTGTTAAAGCGCTCGATGCGCTCGACCTTGACGACGACGTCAATCGGCTGGTGATCGATAGGGCGGTCAACGTGGCTCGGAGCCGGCCGCATCCGTGGTCGACCAAGCATGATTATATCTCCTGGTCGGGGCTGACCGATCGAACGTTCAACGCACGATTGCTGCCGGCAAAACCCTATCCGGCCGAGGAAAAGCGCGGCAGCCGCAGACCGCCGCTGGCCGACGTTGCGGCGCTGTTCGGGCTTCGTGCTGGGCAGAGCCAACGGCTCTGTCCGAAGTCGACCGGGCTCTTTCCGGCGTTCGCGCAATATCTGACTGACGGGTTCATCCGGACGCAGTTGCACAATGATCCCGCGCGCACCGATCGGCGACGGACGACGTCGAACCACGAGATCGACATGAGCCCGTTATACGGTCGCACGCCGACGCAGACGCAGGCGCTGCGCACGATGTCCGAGATGCCGGGTGCGCGCGGGCGGTTGAAGGGGCAGAAGATCGGTGGCGAGGACTATCCGAAATTCCTGTTTGGCGCCGACGGACAGCTTGCGCCGGAATTCGTCGATGCAGCAGGTGAGCCGATCCTCGACATGCCGCTGGGGCTGAAGAACGTGTCGCCGGAAGGCCGGCAGACGTTGTTCGCGGTCGGCGGGGATCGCGTCAACGCCACGCCGCAAACGGCGATGATGAACACATTGTTCTTTCGCGAGCACAACCGACTGGCCGGCTTGCTGGAGCAACAACATCGCGAGTGGGACGATGAGCGGGTCTTCGAGACCGCCCGCAACATCATCATCGTGCTGTTCATCAAGATCGTCGTCGAGGAATATATCAATCACATCAATACGACGGAGTTCCCCTTGCAGGCCGATCCGAAGGCGGCGTGGAAGGCGAAGTGGAACAAGCCCAACTGGATGACGGTCGAGTTCAGCCTGCTCTATCGCTGGCATGGCCTTGTCACCGAGAACGTTACCTGGGGTGACACGACGCTGCCGGGCAAGTCGATCCTCCTGAACAACAGGCTGCTGATCGAAAGCGGGCTGGCGCAGAGTTTCGTCAACGTCTCGGCCAATCGTGCAGCAAGGCTTGGCCTGGAAAATTCCGCATCCTTCCTGCTCGAGGCCGAACAGTCGACGATCGGCCAGGCGCGGTCGAACAATGTCGCCAGCTACAACGATTATCGCGTCGCCATGGGCATGGAGCCCGCGCGAAACTTCGCCGCGATCGTCGGCAGCAGCGATGATCTGACCGAGCAGGGCCGGCTTTCTGCGCTCGCTGCCAGGTTGCATGTGCATTACGGCACGCCGGACAATGTGGAATTCTACGTCGGGCTGTTCGCCGAGCGGACGGAAAAGAATGGGCCGCTTCCCGAACTGATCGCCGCGATGGTAGCGATGGACGCCTTTTCACAAGCGCTGACGAACCCGTTGCTGAGCGAGCACGTGTGGGGAAATCCCAATAACCGGAAGCTTGCCTTTACGGATATGGGACTGGAAGTGATCGACAAGACCAAGCGCCTGCGTGACATTCTGGTGCGCAACACCAACGGTCTGGGCGATCGGTTTGTCGGCATGACGCGGAGGGAGTGGCGGCGGCAGTAG
- a CDS encoding DEAD/DEAH box helicase has protein sequence MSFADLGLSDELLRAVGDTGYTEPTLIQAAAIPSVLMMRDIIGIAQTGTGKTASFVLPMIDILAHGRARALMPRSLILEPTRELAAQVAENFEIYGRYHKLSMALLIGGVQMGDQVKALERGVDVLIATPGRLMDLFGRGKILLNGCSLLVIDEADRMLDMGFIPDIEEICTKLPKQRQTLLFSATMPPPIKKLADKFLSNPKTIEVARAASTNVNITQYLVPVKGSSADKRDRLRELLHAEEVTNAIVFCNRKTTVRELNTSLKKSGFKSGEIHGDMEQSARIAELDRFKKGEITILVASDVAARGLDIKGVSHVFNFDAPWHPDDYVHRIGRTGRAGATGIAYTMVGPEDAENIANIEKLTGQTIARIAAPVAAAPAAAAPVEAEAEAPRRGSRRREAAAAPAAEVPQREERAPRREERAPRTEDRAPRHEERAPRREDRAPPRARDDRRRREQFDDGPGDDGGWNGPVPAFLSVPFGS, from the coding sequence ATGAGCTTCGCCGACCTCGGCCTTTCAGACGAATTACTCCGCGCCGTCGGCGATACGGGATATACCGAGCCTACGTTGATCCAGGCAGCGGCGATTCCCAGCGTGCTGATGATGCGCGACATCATCGGCATTGCGCAGACCGGCACCGGCAAGACTGCCTCGTTCGTGCTGCCGATGATCGATATCCTGGCGCACGGCCGCGCGCGTGCGCTGATGCCGCGCAGCCTGATCCTCGAGCCGACGCGCGAACTCGCCGCGCAGGTCGCCGAGAATTTCGAGATCTACGGCAGATATCACAAGCTCTCGATGGCACTGCTGATCGGCGGCGTGCAGATGGGCGACCAGGTGAAGGCGCTTGAGCGCGGCGTCGACGTGCTGATCGCGACGCCGGGCCGGCTGATGGACCTGTTCGGACGCGGCAAGATCCTGCTGAACGGCTGCAGCCTGCTGGTGATCGACGAGGCGGATCGCATGCTCGACATGGGGTTCATCCCCGATATCGAGGAAATCTGCACCAAGCTGCCCAAGCAGCGCCAGACCTTGCTGTTCTCGGCGACGATGCCGCCGCCGATCAAGAAGCTGGCGGACAAGTTCCTGTCCAATCCCAAGACGATCGAGGTCGCCCGCGCGGCTTCGACCAACGTCAACATCACGCAATATCTCGTGCCGGTGAAGGGATCATCGGCCGATAAACGCGACCGTCTGCGTGAGTTGCTGCACGCCGAGGAAGTGACCAACGCGATCGTCTTCTGCAACCGCAAGACGACCGTGCGCGAGCTCAATACCTCGCTGAAAAAGTCCGGTTTCAAATCGGGTGAGATCCATGGCGACATGGAGCAATCGGCGCGCATTGCCGAGCTCGACCGGTTCAAGAAGGGCGAGATCACCATCCTCGTCGCTTCGGACGTCGCGGCGCGCGGGCTCGACATCAAGGGTGTCAGCCACGTCTTCAACTTCGACGCGCCGTGGCATCCCGACGATTACGTCCATCGCATCGGCCGCACCGGGCGCGCCGGGGCGACCGGCATCGCCTATACGATGGTGGGACCGGAAGATGCCGAGAATATCGCCAATATCGAGAAGCTGACCGGCCAGACGATCGCGCGGATCGCGGCGCCAGTCGCTGCGGCGCCTGCCGCTGCTGCGCCAGTAGAAGCTGAGGCCGAGGCGCCGCGTCGCGGCTCACGTCGGCGCGAGGCGGCTGCGGCTCCGGCGGCCGAGGTGCCGCAGCGCGAGGAGCGGGCGCCACGCCGTGAGGAGCGTGCACCGCGTACCGAAGACCGCGCGCCGCGCCATGAGGAACGCGCCCCGCGGCGTGAGGATCGGGCGCCACCGCGCGCCCGCGACGATCGCCGTCGCCGCGAGCAGTTCGATGACGGCCCCGGTGATGATGGCGGCTGGAACGGCCCCGTCCCCGCGTTCCTGAGCGTGCCGTTCGGCAGCTGA
- a CDS encoding DUF1289 domain-containing protein yields the protein MSDAPASPCVGVCRLDAAGALCLGCYRTLGEIGRWSGADAAEREAIAAAANRRREQRAD from the coding sequence GTGAGCGATGCGCCGGCCTCGCCATGCGTCGGCGTGTGCCGGCTTGATGCGGCAGGGGCACTGTGCCTGGGGTGCTATCGCACGCTTGGGGAGATCGGGCGCTGGTCCGGCGCGGATGCGGCGGAGCGCGAAGCGATCGCCGCGGCGGCGAACCGGCGGCGGGAGCAACGGGCCGACTAA
- a CDS encoding SapC family protein, with translation MATAPQPPLPLFYNGLEPLSSELHADYRVRPAAAAPFLATQHAVPVTIDEFALVQRYMPIVFSAGDDSIPIALMGLNENVNVFVDAEGKLTEDNFYVPAYVRRYPYLLARLRPDAQELSLCFDPTSDTIGRFDEGDKLFENGQPSEITKNILSFNEQFEQAGARTAAFMNELRESDLLMDGEVSIQHESNAQPFVYRGFQMINEEKLADLRGDQLRKMTKSGMLPLLYAHLFSLSLMRDIFARQMRMGKVPQPNLVV, from the coding sequence ATGGCCACCGCGCCGCAGCCGCCACTTCCACTGTTCTACAATGGTCTAGAGCCGCTTTCGAGCGAGCTCCACGCCGATTACCGCGTCCGCCCGGCCGCCGCTGCGCCGTTCCTCGCCACGCAGCACGCCGTGCCGGTAACGATCGACGAATTCGCGCTCGTCCAGCGCTACATGCCGATCGTCTTCTCCGCTGGCGACGATTCGATCCCGATCGCGCTGATGGGGCTCAACGAGAACGTCAACGTGTTCGTCGATGCCGAGGGCAAGCTGACCGAGGACAATTTCTACGTCCCCGCCTATGTCCGCCGTTATCCGTATCTGCTTGCCCGCCTGCGCCCCGACGCGCAGGAGCTGTCGCTCTGCTTTGATCCCACGTCCGACACGATCGGCCGGTTCGACGAGGGCGACAAGCTGTTCGAGAACGGCCAGCCGAGCGAGATCACGAAGAACATCCTGTCGTTCAACGAACAGTTCGAGCAGGCCGGCGCCCGCACCGCGGCGTTCATGAACGAATTGCGCGAATCCGATCTGCTGATGGATGGCGAAGTCTCGATCCAGCACGAAAGCAATGCGCAGCCGTTCGTTTATCGCGGCTTCCAGATGATCAACGAGGAAAAGCTGGCGGACCTGCGCGGGGATCAGCTGCGCAAGATGACCAAGAGCGGCATGCTGCCGCTGTTGTACGCGCATCTCTTCTCCTTGTCGCTGATGCGCGATATCTTTGCGCGCCAGATGCGCATGGGTAAGGTGCCGCAGCCGAACCTGGTCGTCTGA
- a CDS encoding FAD-binding oxidoreductase, translating to MTPDQARLLESLDTVLPARAIVTDRDAIAPWETDWRQRWHGHAPILFAPESVHEVQAIVAAAATAGVPLVPQGGNTSMVGGATPPADGRAAILSLRRLNRIRSVDSASGLAIAEAGVILADLHDAAGEVGRRFPLTLGSRGSATIGGLVSTNAGGTQVLRWGTMRGLVAGIEAVLPDGSLHEALAALKKDNRGYDLTQLLVGAEGTLGIVTAATLRLAPAIAARAVAWVGLASPDAALALLRRFEAAGDAVESFELLPSESLDAVLAYIPGARAPLAGTHPWHVLIEAVASDADAPSPASFIERVLEPALADGVAADATIAASEAQAEAFWRLRDSISDAERATGPAAQHDISVPVEAMPRFMIEAAAACDAHFPGTRASGFGHLGDGNVHFHVRAPAGADRARWLAEEAPSVTRFVDDLVVAAGGSISAEHGIGQMKLAELERLSSPARMAALRAIKRAFDPHELLNPGKLVTLAPRAGGE from the coding sequence ATGACCCCCGATCAGGCCCGCCTCCTCGAATCGCTTGATACCGTGCTGCCCGCACGCGCGATCGTCACTGACCGGGACGCGATCGCGCCTTGGGAAACCGACTGGCGACAGCGGTGGCACGGGCACGCACCGATCCTGTTCGCACCGGAATCGGTACATGAGGTGCAGGCGATCGTCGCTGCGGCGGCCACCGCGGGCGTTCCGCTGGTGCCGCAGGGTGGCAACACCTCGATGGTCGGCGGCGCGACTCCGCCGGCGGACGGACGCGCGGCGATCCTGTCGCTGCGTAGGCTGAACCGCATCCGCTCGGTCGATTCGGCGTCGGGGCTCGCGATCGCCGAGGCCGGGGTGATCCTGGCCGACCTGCACGACGCCGCGGGCGAGGTGGGCCGGCGCTTCCCGCTCACGCTCGGCAGTCGCGGTTCGGCGACGATCGGCGGGCTCGTCTCGACCAACGCCGGCGGCACACAAGTGCTGCGCTGGGGTACGATGCGCGGGCTCGTCGCGGGGATCGAGGCGGTGCTGCCCGACGGTAGCCTGCACGAGGCGCTCGCCGCGCTGAAGAAGGACAATCGCGGCTACGACCTCACGCAATTACTGGTCGGCGCGGAGGGCACGCTGGGCATCGTCACCGCCGCCACGCTTCGGCTCGCCCCCGCCATCGCCGCGCGCGCGGTGGCCTGGGTCGGCCTTGCCTCTCCCGACGCCGCGCTCGCGCTGCTACGGCGCTTCGAGGCGGCAGGCGACGCGGTCGAAAGCTTCGAGCTGTTGCCGTCCGAATCGCTGGATGCGGTGCTGGCGTACATTCCCGGCGCCCGCGCGCCGCTCGCCGGCACGCATCCCTGGCACGTGCTGATCGAGGCGGTGGCCAGCGACGCAGATGCTCCCTCCCCCGCCAGCTTCATCGAACGCGTGCTCGAACCCGCGCTTGCCGATGGCGTCGCCGCCGACGCAACGATCGCCGCGAGCGAAGCGCAGGCCGAAGCCTTCTGGCGCCTCCGCGATTCGATCTCCGATGCGGAGCGTGCGACTGGCCCGGCGGCGCAGCACGACATTTCGGTGCCGGTCGAAGCGATGCCGCGCTTCATGATCGAGGCCGCAGCCGCCTGCGACGCGCACTTCCCCGGCACCCGCGCCAGCGGCTTCGGCCACCTCGGCGACGGCAACGTCCATTTCCACGTCCGGGCGCCCGCCGGCGCCGATCGCGCCCGCTGGCTCGCCGAGGAAGCGCCAAGCGTCACGCGCTTCGTCGACGATCTGGTCGTCGCCGCCGGTGGCTCGATTTCGGCTGAGCACGGCATCGGCCAGATGAAGCTCGCCGAGCTCGAACGGCTGTCCTCCCCAGCGCGGATGGCGGCGTTGCGTGCGATCAAACGCGCGTTCGATCCGCACGAGCTGCTCAATCCCGGGAAGCTAGTCACGCTTGCGCCGCGCGCGGGGGGCGAATAG
- a CDS encoding NUDIX domain-containing protein translates to MVAWRYRIAGHAMRLYARARRPRTFGVRALLVDPAGRIALVRHHYVGGWYLPGGGVDKRESAEAAIRRELIEEVGLAAVAITGVLGVYHNRAEAKDDHVIVFTVGVADPERLTAADPREIAEAGWFAADALPEGTSPATRRRITEFLAGEQGHGNW, encoded by the coding sequence ATGGTGGCGTGGCGGTATCGGATCGCCGGCCACGCGATGCGATTGTATGCGCGAGCGCGGCGCCCGCGGACGTTCGGCGTGCGCGCTTTGCTAGTCGATCCTGCTGGGAGGATCGCGCTGGTGCGGCACCATTATGTCGGCGGATGGTATCTGCCGGGCGGCGGCGTCGACAAGCGCGAGAGCGCCGAGGCCGCGATCCGGCGCGAACTGATCGAGGAGGTCGGGCTGGCCGCGGTGGCGATCACGGGGGTGCTCGGCGTCTATCACAATCGCGCCGAGGCAAAGGACGATCACGTGATCGTGTTCACTGTAGGCGTCGCCGATCCCGAGCGGCTGACCGCGGCCGATCCGCGCGAGATTGCCGAGGCGGGGTGGTTCGCAGCGGATGCACTGCCGGAGGGGACGTCGCCTGCCACTCGGCGACGGATCACGGAGTTTCTGGCGGGCGAGCAGGGGCATGGCAATTGGTGA
- a CDS encoding cytochrome b yields MLRSPMDARYSGVAIAFHWVIAALVLMNLAIGLLPPLRGWMPGHKSIGITVLVLTLARVAWRLAHRPPPLPAGTRAWEKGLAHATHWSLYALLLAMPLSGWVMASGSAKRRPLDWFGLFDIPYLPVSIQAGEFGHEAHELLGWGMLALVVLHIAAALRHHLILRDNVLARMAPALRR; encoded by the coding sequence ATGCTACGATCCCCGATGGATGCACGCTATTCGGGGGTCGCGATCGCGTTCCACTGGGTCATCGCGGCCCTGGTGCTGATGAACCTTGCGATCGGGCTCCTGCCGCCGTTGCGCGGCTGGATGCCCGGCCACAAGTCGATCGGGATCACCGTTCTCGTCCTTACGCTCGCACGCGTCGCCTGGCGGCTTGCGCACCGCCCTCCCCCGCTGCCGGCCGGCACGCGCGCCTGGGAAAAGGGCCTTGCCCATGCGACGCACTGGTCGCTCTACGCGCTCCTGCTGGCGATGCCGCTATCGGGCTGGGTCATGGCATCGGGCAGCGCGAAGCGGCGACCGCTCGACTGGTTCGGGCTGTTCGACATCCCCTATCTGCCGGTATCGATCCAGGCCGGTGAGTTCGGCCATGAAGCGCACGAACTGCTCGGCTGGGGCATGCTGGCGCTGGTCGTGCTGCACATCGCCGCGGCGCTGCGCCATCATCTAATCCTGCGCGATAATGTGCTCGCGCGGATGGCGCCGGCACTCCGCCGCTAA
- a CDS encoding glutathione S-transferase family protein gives MSRGRIARWMLEEVGEPYDVRLVDWGAKSDEFLAVNPMGKVPTIVHQGRVVTECAAIVAYLADTFPDAGLAPTAAERADYYRWMFFAAGPIEAATTDRALGVTVSEEQKGMVGYGDPERLVATLKHAVTANDFIAGDRFTAADVYVGSHIGWGLQFGGLPKCDEFDAYLAKIMGRPAAVRAREIDDALIAEKAE, from the coding sequence ATGTCACGCGGGCGCATCGCGCGCTGGATGCTCGAGGAGGTGGGCGAGCCGTACGACGTGCGGCTGGTCGATTGGGGCGCGAAGTCGGACGAGTTCCTCGCGGTCAATCCGATGGGCAAGGTGCCGACGATCGTCCACCAGGGCCGCGTCGTCACCGAATGTGCCGCGATCGTCGCCTATCTGGCGGATACTTTCCCCGATGCGGGTCTCGCACCGACGGCGGCGGAGCGGGCGGATTACTATCGCTGGATGTTCTTCGCCGCCGGCCCGATCGAGGCGGCGACCACCGATCGCGCGCTCGGCGTCACGGTGAGCGAGGAGCAGAAGGGGATGGTCGGCTATGGCGATCCCGAGCGGCTGGTGGCGACGCTGAAGCACGCGGTAACCGCGAACGATTTTATCGCCGGGGATCGGTTCACGGCGGCGGATGTCTATGTCGGCAGCCATATCGGCTGGGGGCTTCAGTTCGGCGGGCTGCCCAAGTGCGACGAGTTCGATGCCTATCTCGCCAAGATCATGGGCCGCCCGGCAGCGGTACGCGCGCGTGAGATCGACGACGCGCTGATCGCAGAGAAAGCCGAGTAG
- the cpdR gene encoding cell cycle two-component system response regulator CpdR: MIRILLAEDDQVMREYLARALEKSGYAVTAVDRGTAALPLIEEEEFDLLLTDIVMPEMDGIELAQKAGELRPNLRVMFITGFAAVTLKAGKAMPHARVLSKPFHLRDLVLEVDRMFEVGEFLGSN, encoded by the coding sequence ATGATCCGAATACTGCTGGCCGAGGACGACCAGGTGATGCGCGAATATCTTGCTCGCGCGCTGGAAAAGTCAGGCTATGCCGTCACTGCCGTCGACCGCGGCACCGCAGCGCTGCCGCTGATCGAGGAGGAGGAGTTCGACCTCCTGCTGACCGACATCGTCATGCCCGAAATGGACGGGATCGAACTGGCGCAGAAGGCCGGCGAGTTGCGCCCCAATCTGCGCGTCATGTTCATCACCGGCTTCGCCGCCGTCACGCTGAAGGCGGGCAAAGCGATGCCGCACGCCCGTGTCCTATCGAAGCCATTCCACCTCCGTGATCTGGTGCTCGAAGTGGACCGGATGTTCGAAGTCGGCGAATTTCTCGGATCGAATTGA
- a CDS encoding dienelactone hydrolase family protein → MTDPSLRDRAVQLYDAFTHEHRDRRTLLRQMTALAGSVVAAETLIAGIAASPAAAAIIDPADKRLDAGMRTGTEAGKPARAYFASLKGGKSKRGVVLVVHENRGLTPHIQDVARRMALEGFIAIAPDLLAPQGGTPADEDAARTLIGTVDYDLALAQARSFADKARRLPRSSGKVGIIGFCWGGAFVNRMAVAGGVDAGVSYYGPAPAPAEATKVTVPLVLQLAGKDTRVAQTAEPWVAALKAAGKPVEAFIYPGVDHAFNNDTAGVRYDKAAADLAWGRTTAFLHKRLDA, encoded by the coding sequence ATGACCGATCCTTCGCTGCGCGACCGCGCCGTCCAGCTGTACGATGCCTTCACCCATGAGCATCGCGACCGGCGCACGCTGCTGCGCCAGATGACCGCGCTCGCCGGATCGGTGGTGGCAGCGGAGACGCTGATCGCCGGGATCGCGGCCTCGCCCGCCGCCGCCGCGATCATCGATCCGGCCGACAAGCGCCTTGACGCAGGCATGCGCACCGGCACCGAGGCGGGGAAGCCCGCCCGCGCCTATTTCGCCTCGCTCAAGGGCGGCAAGTCGAAGCGCGGCGTCGTGCTCGTGGTCCATGAGAACCGCGGGCTTACCCCGCATATCCAGGACGTCGCTCGCCGCATGGCGCTCGAAGGCTTCATCGCCATCGCCCCCGATCTGCTCGCGCCGCAGGGCGGCACGCCCGCCGATGAAGACGCCGCGCGCACGCTGATCGGCACCGTCGATTACGATCTCGCGCTCGCCCAGGCCCGATCATTCGCGGACAAGGCGCGGCGGCTGCCGCGGTCGAGCGGCAAGGTCGGGATCATCGGCTTCTGCTGGGGCGGCGCGTTCGTGAACCGCATGGCGGTCGCGGGCGGAGTCGATGCCGGGGTGTCCTATTATGGCCCCGCGCCAGCTCCGGCCGAGGCGACGAAGGTTACCGTGCCGCTGGTGCTGCAACTGGCCGGGAAGGACACGCGCGTCGCGCAGACCGCCGAGCCATGGGTTGCGGCGCTCAAGGCGGCCGGCAAGCCGGTCGAGGCGTTCATTTATCCCGGCGTCGATCACGCGTTCAACAACGACACCGCTGGCGTGCGCTACGACAAGGCCGCGGCCGATCTCGCCTGGGGCCGGACGACGGCGTTCCTGCACAAGCGGCTTGACGCCTGA